A DNA window from Impatiens glandulifera chromosome 7, dImpGla2.1, whole genome shotgun sequence contains the following coding sequences:
- the LOC124945125 gene encoding uncharacterized protein LOC124945125 codes for MMERPSSPSSTSGNGSPELQCVGRLEIVKPKPVGFLCGSIPIVTDKSFLAFNSALVPTAQTLSAPQYRVLPNETDLNTPPMLSYIPEKVLPIAAACSRTSGGDSSWENSALTSSLTRKGEALAVSGLAEYGDEMDIIAPTEILKQIFKIPYSKARLSIAVRRIGQTLVLNTGPDVEEGEKLVRRHKSKCAVDSLFLNFAMHSVRMEACDCPPTHNVSSKEMPKSSFLPRPFESVDGSFKSSKCPTPKEKSESGMDGNIFEEEQLIQKSVKVKHDSFLLNNKNKKKNKECADVKKAPHVKEKSRSSMQEPEKYRRLGKEVFSRILFWQFHNFRMLLGSDLLLFSNEKYVAVSLHLWDVSRQVTSLTWLEAWLDNVMASVPELAICYHQDGVVQGYELLKTDDIFLSKGVSEDGMPAFHPHVVQQNGLSVLRFLQENCKQDPGAYWLYKSSGEDAIQLFDLSVITNNCSTGEHNGSADSLPSMLHRGRNDSLLSLGTLLYRIAHRLSLSMSPNNRTRCAMFFRKCLDFLDEPDHLVVRALAHEQYARLLLNYDEELELASEGVPVESKVVIVSAEEESFDYFNSKSESIVRDMVYAPAVEEEWNRAGDTSEDLGSNSSLMTSLEVNISTPNTMIESQKTELIYAESESRSDDEGSSVCELAKTSADVIQTIVDPISSKLAAVHHVSQAIKSLRWKRQLQSTSSTVENNTFPSAVDFSICDCGDADCIEVCDIRKWLPTSKLDDKLWKLVLLLGETYLALGQCYKDDDQLYQALKIVELASLVYGSMPQYREDTTFVSSMICSLDTEPDDAIEVTSNLPSDCFSSTYLFWARAWTLVGDIYIEFHMTKGQERKMSSKELKMSSMVLKEVKRLKKKLGQFGQDCSLCSLINCSCQVDRANSGSNASSSSNGGSRLLGYGKKQNRKVYGRNSEPVSIFSEQTRTGGIFKFLSGPPIIGDSEYNLSAALVCYEEAKKALGECPDGSSETQSLLKKRGWVCNELGRKRLENKELEKAEIAFMDAIISFKEVSDVTNVVLIYCNMGHGRRSLAEEMVSRIEALRKHVIYRDAYVQALETAKIEYRESLRYYVAGKMEVTIVKESEMSSLKSEVITQLAHTYLRLGMLLAREDTKAEVYDNFGHTKNTGKKEVSANDVIREALSLYESMGELRKQEAAYGYMQLAGYHRDCCLKFLGCEKKKTVSKSENGIMQKVKQYASLAERNWQKSIDFYRADTHPMMHLTILVERAALSLSLSDHLHSHGVLDSAFGILLEARHISGETIAKTKMENENDLICSKFWSQLQLVLKRMLSMALSSSSNSNKSSSSNLQQQSCSSNHHRSGDASKLKELYLMALTSSEFAQLRDFHHIWIS; via the exons ATGATGGAAAGGCCATCGTCACCGTCATCTACTAGTGGAAATGGCTCGCCGGAGCTTCAGTGCGTTGGACGTTTGGAAATCGTAAAGCCCAAACCTGTTGGTTTCCTATGTGGTTCTATCCCTATCGTCACTGATAAATCTTTCCTTGCCTTCAATTCTGCTCTCGTTCCCACAGCTCAAAC GTTAAGCGCTCCACAGTACAGAGTATTGCCAAATGAAACTGACCTAAATACTCCACCTATGCTTTCATATATACCGGAGAAGGTTCTCCCAATTGCAGCCGCGTGCTCCAGGACATCCGGTGGAG ATTCATCATGGGAGAATAGTGCCTTGACATCAAGTCTCACTAGGAAAGGGGAAGCTCTTGCTGTCTCTGGTTTGGCGGAGTATGGAGATGAGATGGATATCATAGCTCCAACTGAAATCTTGAAACAAATTTTCAAGATACCATATTCTAAGGCTCGTCTGTCAATTGCAGTGCGTCGTATTGGACAGACTTTAGTTCTGAATACAGG GCCGGATGTTGAAGAAGGGGAAAAATTGGTTAGGAGACACAAATCAAAATGTGCAGTTGACTcgttgtttttaaattttgccATGCATTCGGTTAGGATGGAGGCGTGTGATTGTCCTCCTACGCATAACGTTTCATCAAAAGAGATGCCAAAATCATCTTTTCTTCCAAGGCCATTTGAATCTGTGGATGGTTCCTTTAAATCTTCTAAATGCCCAACTCCAAAAGAAAAGTCCGAGTCTGGGATGGATGGTAATATTTTTGAAGAGGAACAACTAATTCAAAAAAGCGTGAAGGTTAAACATGACAGTTTCTTGTTGAATAAcaagaataagaagaaaaacaaagaaTGTGCTGATGTAAAAAAAGCTCCGCATGTTAAAGAAAAATCAAGGAGCTCAATGCAAGAGCCTGAAAAATACAGGCGACTTGGTAAGGAGGTGTTCTCAAGGATTTTGTTTTGGCAATTTCACAACTTCCGGATGCTCCTGGGTAGTGACCTGCTCTTATTCAGTAATGAAAAGTATGTTGCGGTGAGCTTGCACTTGTGGGATGTTTCTCGGCAG GTGACTTCTCTGACATGGCTTGAAGCCTGGCTTGATAATGTAATGGCTAGTGTGCCTGAATTAGCCATTTGTTATCATCAAGATGGTGTTGTTCAGGGTTATGAGCTGCTAAAGACGGATGATATATTTCTTTCAAAAGGAGTATCCGAAGATGGTATGCCTGCTTTTCATCCACATGTCGTCCAACAAAATGGTCTTTCTGTTTTGAGGTTTCTTCAGGAAAACTGCAAGCAAGACCCTGGTGCTTATTGG CTTTACAAAAGTTCTGGAGAAGATGCCATCCAACTCTTTGATCTTTCTGTGATTACCAACAACTGTTCAACTGGCGAACACAATGGCAGTGCCGACTCTCTGCCCTCTATGCTTCATAGAGGGAGAAATGATTCCTTACTTTCACTAGGAACTCTTTTGTACCGTATTGCACATAGGCTATCACTTTCTATG TCTCCTAATAATCGGACCAGATGTGCTATGTTCTTTAGGAAATGTCTCGACTTCTTGGATGAGCCAGATCATTTG GTTGTGAGGGCATTAGCTCATGAACAATATGCTAGGCTTCTATTGAATTATGATGAAGAACTTGAGTTGGCATCTGAAGGAGTTCCTGTAGAATCTAAGGTAGTCATTGTAAGTGCTGAAGAAGAATCTTTTGACTATTTCAACAGCAAGTCTGAATCAATTGTCCGTGATATGGTCTACGCTCCTGCTGTGGAGGAAGAATGGAATCGAGCTGGAGATACATCTGAAGATTTAGGGTCAAATTCTTCTTTGATGACATcattagaagttaatatttcTACTCCCAACACAATGATAGAATCACAGAAGACAGAGCTTATATATGCGGAAAGTGAGTCAAGGTCTGATGACGAAGGTTCATCAGTTTGTGAATTGGCGAAAACTTCAGCTGATGTGATTCAAACAATTGTTGATCCAATCTCATCGAAGTTAGCTGCAGTACATCATGTTTCCCAAGCCATTAAATCTTTAAGATGGAAACGCCAATTGCAAAGCACTAGTTCAACTGTCGAAAATAATACTTTTCCTTCAGCTGTGGACTTCTCTATATGTGATTGTGGCGATGCTGACTGTATTGAAGTTTGTGATATTCGGAAATGGCTTCCAACGTCGAAACTGGATGATAAATTATGGAAACTGGTTCTTTTGCTTGGAGAAACATACTTGGCCCTCGGACAATGTTATAAAGACGATGATCAACTCTATCAAGCTCTAAAAATTGTAGAACTGGCATCGTTAGTCTATGGATCCATGCCTCAGTACCGCGAAGATACAACATTTGTTTCTTCAATGATTTGTAGTTTAGACACTGAGCCTGATGATGCTATTGAAGTGACATCTAATTTGCCATCTGACTGTTTCTCGTCCACTTATCTATTCTGGGCCAGAGCATGGACTTTAGTAGGGGACATTTATATTGAGTTCCACATGACGAAAGGTCAAGAGAGAAAAATGTCTAGCAAAGAATTAAAAATGTCCTCAATGGTGCTGAAAGAGGTCAAACGGCTGAAGAAAAAGCTCGGGCAATTCGGACAGGACTGTAGTTTGTGTTCTTTGATAAACTGTAGCTGTCAGGTTGACAGGGCAAATAGCGGAAGCAATGCTAGTAGTAGTAGTAATGGCGGTTCGCGTTTGTTAGGTTATGGAAAAAAACAAAACAGAAAAGTTTATGGAAGGAACTCTGAACCGGTCTCCATATTTTCAGAACAGACAAGAACGGGTGGCATATTCAAGTTCCTGTCGGGTCCACCTATTATTGGAGATTCTGAATATAATCTTTCAGCTGCACTTGTTTGTTATGAAGAGGCTAAAAAAGCGTTGGGTGAATGTCCAGATGGATCATCAGAAACACAGTCTTTGCTGAAAAAGAGAGGATGGGTTTGTAATGAATTGGGACGGAAGAGGCTTGAGAACAAAGAATTGGAAAAAGCCGAAATTGCATTTATGGACGCAATTATTTCCTTCAAAGAAGTTTCCGATGTCACCAATGTGGTACTGATTTACTGTAATATGGGTCATGGAAGACGATCGTTGGCTGAAGAGATGGTATCGAGGATAGAAGCTCTAAGAAAACATGTCATTTATCGCGATGCATATGTCCAAGCACTCGAGACTGCAAAAATTGAATACCGCGAATCCTTAAGATATTATGTAGCTGGGAAGATGGAGGTAACCATAGTGAAAGAATCTGAGATGAGCAGTCTCAAGAGTGAAGTAATTACGCAATTAGCTCATACGTATCTGAGGCTTGGCATGCTTTTAGCAAGAGAAGATACGAAGGCTGAGGTTTATGATAATTTCGGTCATACTAAAAACACGGGAAAGAAAGAAGTCTCGGCCAATGATGTTATTAGGGAAGCTTTATCGTTATATGAGTCTATGGGTGAGCTAAGGAAACAGGAAGCGGCGTATGGATATATGCAGCTTGCTGGGTATCATAGGGATTGTTGTTTGAAGTTTTTGGGATGTGAAAAGAAGAAAACTGTGTCAAAAAGTGAAAATGGCATTATGCAAAAGGTGAAGCAGTATGCTTCCTTAGCTGAGAGAAATTGGCAAAAATCTATAGACTTTTATAGAGCGGATACGCATCCTATGATGCACCTGACGATATTAGTTGAAAGAGCTGCTCTTTCCCTGAGTTTGTCTGATCATCTACACTCTCATGGG GTACTGGATTCCGCTTTTGGTATACTGCTAGAAGCACGGCATATAAGTGGAGAAACAATTGCAAAAACAAAAatggaaaatgaaaatgatttgaTCTGTTCTAAATTTTGGAGTCAACTCCAATTGGTGTTGAAGAGGATGCTGAGCATGGCTTTATCATCGTCATCAAATAGCAATAAGTCTTCATCATCTAATTTGCAGCAGCAAAGTTGTTCATCTAATCATCATCGTTCGGGAGATGCTAGTAAGCTGAAAGAGCTTTACCTGATGGCTCTAACTTCCTCTGAATTCGCTCAATTGCGTGATTTTCATCACATTTGGATTTCCTAG
- the LOC124945466 gene encoding 50S ribosomal protein L15-like: MLRRKLTSLLTTSINNATTPIHAKSTSILFPLSQSVQCSNPNDNLKSFFSSHGIRAYSLLALNDLRDNKGATKQKTRKGRGIGSGKGKTAGRGHKGQKARGTMKFGFEGGQTPLRRRLPKRGFKNPFSLTFQPVGLGKVAALINAGKIDSSELITMKTLKEAGAVGKQIRDGVKLMGRGAEFIQWPIHLEVSRVTARAKTAVEEAGGTVRKVYYNELGFRALLKPEWFEKKGRLLPKAARPPPKQKDKVDSIGRLPAPTKPIPFPPKEIEVEADAA; the protein is encoded by the exons ATGTTGAGGAGAAAACTAACTTCACTTCTTACAACTTCCATCAACAATGCTACAACTCCGATACACGCCAAATCCACCTCCATTCTCTTCCCGCTTTCGCAATCTGTCCAATGTTCTAACCCTAACGATAATCTCAAATCGTTCTTCAGTTCCCACGGTATTAGGGCATACAGCCTCTTGGCTCTGAACGATTTGAGAGATAATAAAGGAGCGACAAAGCAGAAGACACGCAAAGGTCGTGGAATCGGATCGGGTAAGGGAAAGACAGCCGGAAGAGGTCACAAGGGTCAGAAAGCAAGAGGGACAATGAAATTTGGGTTCGAAGGAGGCCAAACTCCGCTCAGGCGCCGTCTGCCAAAACGTGGTTTTAAGAATCCTTTTAGCCTCACATTTCAG CCTGTGGGTTTGGGAAAGGTTGCAGCACTTATAAATGCAGGGAAGATTGATTCTTCTGAGTTGATTACCATGAAAACCTTGAAG GAAGCAGGGGCTGTAGGAAAACAGATAAGAGATGGTGTTAAACTGATGGGTCGTGGGGCTGAATTTATTCAATGGCCTATTCACTTGGAG GTTTCGAGAGTGACTGCACGGGCGAAAACTGCTGTTGAAGAAGCTGGTGGAACAGTGAGGAAAGTATACTACAATGAATTAGGTTTTCGTGCATTGTTGAAGCCGGagtggtttgagaagaagggaaGATTGTTGCCTAAAGCAGCAAGACCACCTCCAAAGCAGAAAGATAAAGTGGATAGTATTGGTCGACTTCCAGCCCCAACCAAACCAATTCCTTTTCCACCAAAGGAAATTGAGGTTGAGGCCGATGCAGCATGA